atacaccttactatcatgaccatgtgtaccttgtatggtactaatccataaatactggatattttagctcgggccatatatTATCCCAACAtttcaaacttggacgaaaatttattttctttgacttgcttcccctctcatctttacgaatttactcatcacttgtgaaatagcataatccttataaactccgaataatcttttccttagattgatgtcaattaccttatgacaaattcaacgtacaatattacacggtgcaacatcatcgtaatttaatactgcaaagcgtaacattataataatgtaatactacagggtgaaacattatcgtaacttattacagcgaagcgtaacatcagcataatttaatactgcaaggcataaaatCATCGTAATAAAATACTGCAAGGTGTAACATCATCgaaatataatactgcaggatgtaacattgtcgtaatattgCGAGGTGTAACAGTtaaagagcagagagaatgttctagtgtatttagtatggagcaacagatATTTAAAAAGGATctcctttatataagagggggaatcccaatatagtacaaacACATTAATTATAAAGATATGGGGATGGTACATccatttaatgccttgattcgcTTTTTGGGCTAGTCCACCAGACTTGACTTGCCATATGCACGTGCTTTTGGAACTCCACCTTGATCCGCCGAGACCGGTAATTCACAATGCCTCAAGGCCGGTCATTAATTATACTGCCTCGAAGTAGAACTGTCTCGAAGTCGATCATTGAGAATTTTCGGAGTCGATCACTGGAAGTCCTTGAGATGCCTTAATGCCCATGAAATCGAGCCATCGATTTCCACCGTATACACCAGATAAAATACAAGTGGAAGCAATTAAGGACAAGTAACGATTAATCCACAACCCTTCTGACACAGGATTTACAACAAGAGTCCCTCTGAGGCACCACACCTCATCACTACAAATCTCAAGTCACAAATCACGAATCTTATACACATGACACCTTGTGCCAATATTATCAATCACCCTCGTACGACAAAGATCTCATGCCACAACATAACTCATATCCCGCACGACAACTCATATGCCAATATCACAACTGTCTGGTGTGGTCACGTGCTCAATATCATAATCCACCAGTGTGGTCATAGGCTCAATATCACAATCTGTCTGTCGTGGTCACAATTTTAATATCGCAATCCGCCCGGTATGGTCACATGATCAATATCACAATTTGCCTAGCGTGTTCACAGTCTACTAGTCCCAACTGTAACAAAGAAAGCAAATATACAACAATATATGTACATGATCAATAAACATCAAATTTTATACTCCTGGACTGATATAAATGATATGCTACAGTGTATGCATATGCAAGTGTACTATAACAACTCAAATTATCAAGTAATATTAGAGACATCGAGTAGCACATTGGGAACAAAATAACAACGTAATATGCATGACACACCAACAACAACCAAGATACTCATCTTTCAACAATAACACGCCTAGGCCATCACATAACATCCCCATATAGCCACCCTTATTATGCCACATGTGTACATTGATATGATATGCCACTGTTATTTCGCCACATACGTATATAGCCACCTTTATTTCGCCACGTGGGCAGCAGAGATAATTCCACCCTTATTTTGCCTCGCACGCACAACAATAGACACAATCGCACGACAAAACCTTGTGTTGACACCCCCAATCAATCCACTCAACTTGTCCACAAGTTCCACGATACCACAAAATAATAATACCAAGTGCCACAATATCACAACAATGATACTAAGTCACATCGTGATATAAACTCACAACTTCCAGCAATAGTGCACGAGGACATATGAAATAATCATAACAGAGAGGGGTGTTCAATTAAATAAGGCATGATTATGGCTAAATCAATGTAATAAGTATGATCAAGTAGTCATAAAGTGATTTCAATATGTTTCACATAGAGCTTACTATCACATAAAAATATATTAATAGCCTATGGTCTAATCCGGTCGAAGCCACACATGTTCAAGAATTTCAACAACAACACAATATAATAGAAGGAATAAACTTAACAATGAAAGATATTCCATGAAATAAAAACTTCAATTAAGTGCACATAAATAACCTAAGAATCTAAATCGGTCAAATGCCACTTATAAGCCCGTATTCACGctcatcacctcatgtacacATCTTTCACATATTCTAAATAGTGCAATCAAACTAAATCCTACAGGGAAGtttccccacacaaagttaggcaagatacataCCTCACTTAGGCCAATTCCTCACTCAAAAATAGCTTTTCCTTTAATAATTCACATACGCTCGGCTCAAATTTAGCCAAAATGACTTAATATTAACAAGCAATGCAAGAGAAACTAATTTCGATTAATAAAGTTAAGATctttaactaaaataaaaaagtCTTGATTGAAGATAGTCATGGGTTAATCAAGCTTTCATTAATGGAGAATTATATTCATCTTTTGTCAAAACCtgctttttatttaaaaatacaaaatgagaTGCGGCAGATGCGTTGTACTAAGTGGAATCCGTGGTAGAAACCTAATGAAGAAACTCCTATAGCTATAGCTTGGATTTTTTTCCAAGATTTGCCTCCAAACTTCTTTAGCAAGGAGTTTGTATTCTCATTAGCTAGGGAAGTAGGAAGGCCATTACATGTGGACTTGCCTACTCAAAATGGTACACGTTCCAATTGTGCTAAGGTGAAGGTTGAGGTGAACTTGCTATTTAATTTACCTCAAAGAATTAAAATAgttgaggaagaagatgaatcTGGGCATGAGGAATCTAAGTGGATCAAGATTAGGTATGACTATATGCCTAAGTATTGTAAATCATGCAAGAAACAAGGTCAGAAAGAGGAGGAGTGCTGGGTGATTAATCCACAATTGAGACCATTTGATGAGCAAGACAAtgacaaagggaaaaagaaggagATTATTGGTACAACTGTAGCTTCTACTAAGGTATTATCGAGTGGTAAAGTGTTAGGGAAACCTATCACTAATCTGGAAAGATAAAAGTGGATGCAAAGGAGGAAAAACAAGTATCAAACGAATAAGAGTGGGTCACAAAATTGACACTGTTAAGGAGAATGAGTCGGGCAAAGGGAAAGGTAAAAATGCTGAAGAGGGAGTTATGATCCAGAACAAATTTGATGCCCTACAAGCTGAAGAAATAGAAAATCCAACCTTGATGATCACATATGGAAAATAGAAGGATaataacaaagaaaaacaaagccTAGGACCTAATAAAAAGCAGGAGAGGCAGCTGGAGAAGGAAAAGGTGCGAAATACTGGAATTCCCAGACCTAATTCTAATGCCAATGCGAGTAGGCTAAATGGGAAATAAGGGAATCCAATTCCTTCTAAAGGAGGTACTCAAAATCTAGAGGATCAAATACGTGTAAAGAAAGAAGCAGTGGAAAAGGTATTGGTTAATGAGAAAAATGGCAATCCTACTCCTACTAAGATTGTCAAACCTATAGGGAATGGAACTCAAATATTGGAGAATGATAAGGCTCCTAATCCTAACAATTTAGGGATTGAGGAGGTGGATATAAGGGAGTCTACATTGGATTGTGTGCATTGATGCTTTGGGGGCCAATAAAGAAGAAATAAGGCAGATGAATGTCACACTGAATCAGTCATGCCAAGATGTCACTTCTCAGACATGTGAAGAATCAGACAAGAATGGGGAGATTTAGGAAGCCAATTCAGTGAAACCACTATGGAGTGATGAGGTGGAAATAAGGGAAGTTCAAATAGGTACAAACACAAGGGCAACACTAGAGGAAAACATGAATGATAAGCAAGGAAAGGCAGCAGGTGCAAACAACTCTAGTGCTATAGTAAACCCTACGTTACAGGAAACTAGGTTTAAATTTCCCCAATAACCAAACAATTAGCAACCTAATGTTCCAACTGAAGGAGCTTCAGGATCATCTAAGGAACGTAATTCAAGTGGAAAATCAGTGGAAGATGATTTAGCCAATACACAGGCCAATGCAACAGTAAATCCTAGGGGAACTATTGGGGTTTTTACCACTGTGGAGGATGTTTCGGTAGAGATTTCAGGTGATGTCCAATTGGAGAATGTCCCTACAAAGGTCCTAAAGGATACAGTAAGTTAAGATAAGGAAACATTTGATGGGAAGCTAGGTGATCTTAATAACATTAATTTCTGCGCAATCTGCTACAGTGAACCTTATCTTGAGATCTATTTATGATTTGCAACTTAAGATTCTTCAACAATCCTTAGGAACTGGAGATCAATGTGAAATGGTGATGAAGGAGAACAAGGTAGATCAACATGCTATGGTGCCTTATGTAGCAGGTACAATTAAGACAAGTCCCTTGGCTTGTACTTCTGGAACTGGGCAACTAATGCAAATTCAACTAAATGTTCCTCTGAAGTCACCTATATAGGTATTGCATGACCTTGTTACACATAATGTCACACCTATAGAGATTCAAGCATCGGGTGATCAGGAGCAATTtcaagaagaaggagatgaagaaataactactGAAAATGTTAAGGCAGTTGCAAGAGATGCTGATCTATCACCTAGGGCTGAGATAAGAGTGGAAAaaagacaagaaagcaaggccaGAACAAAGACAATCTTAAAGCTAAAAGAATTTTACCTAGAAGGGCAGCCTCACAAATCAAATGATGATCAAGATACTGATTTGGAACATAAGGTCTGTTAATACACAACACGCATTTCCTAGAGTGATCAATATGCAAAGGGAACACAATTCTTTGTCATTGAATTGATGGAACCATTTCAGAAGAAGGGGTACATACAAAGATATAGAATGAGGTTGAATATGGAAACTACCTATGCAAATATTAATGGGAAGATTTGGCTATTCTTTGATACTGTGGTGGAATGGTAATTAGTTGAGGATACTGAACAACAAGTAACTGTGAAAGTATTTCACCATGACCTAGGGTCACATATCATGATGACAATTGTTTATGCAAAATGCGCAACTTTAGAGAGACTGGAATTGTGAGATCATTTGTATTATTTGGCAAGCGATATGGACCTACCTTGGCTTCTATGAGGGGACTTTAATGTGATTCTACATGAAGATGAAAAGATAGGAGGATTGCCAGTACATTCTCATGAATATGAGGACTTTGCATTTTGTGTAAACTCATATGAACTGTTTGATCAAGGGTACAAAGGGAGTccatttacatggtggaatgggagACCCAATGCTGAGTGCATATTTAAGAGGTTGGATAGGATATTTGTGAACATGCAATTTCAGAGCATGTTGCCAACAATAGAAGTGGAACACTTAATCAGAACTGGATCAGATCATGCACCATTATTGATGACATGTGGAGAACAAACCTCAAATTTTATCAAGCCATtcagatttttgaatttttggacagAACATGCCACATTTATGGAGGTGGTGAGGCAGAATTGGGAAGTTGATTTCATTGGAGATCCATTTCTCATGTTTAAGAACAAGCTTAAGAAGGTGAAGATAGCTTTGTCTAAATGGAGTAAGGACACGTTTGGGGATATCTTCAAGCAATTCGATATGTTGGAGGAGATTGTTAAAGCGAAGGAGAAGTTGTTTAAGGAGGAACCTACAATTGAGAACAAAATAGTACTCCAAAAACCTCAAACAGAATTGaaaaagtattttgagtatagAAGAGCAATACTGGAAGCAAAAAGCTGGAATGACATAGTTTGCGGAGGGTGATAGCAATACTAATTTCTTCCACAATCATGTTAATGGTAAGAGGAAGAAATTACAATTGAAAAGGTTTCAAAATGGAAATGGAGCATGGCTTGAAGATCAAGAGCAAATGGCTAATGCTGCGATTGAATTCTACCAAAAGCAGTTCACTAATGAAGGGGATTCTGATGATTTCTCAATGCTAGATAATGTACCTTCTATGGTGACTGTGGAGCAGAATTTGGAGCTGTGCAGGTTCCCAACTCTAGACGAAGTCAAGGCTGCTGTTTTTAAGCTAAGTGTAGATAGTGCTAGTGGTCCTGATGGATTTACTAGACTGTTTTATCAAGCATGCTGGGACACAATTGGATGTGACATACATAACATGATACGTCATTTCTATAGAGAAGGTGCATTGCCTAAGTCCACCACTCATACTAATTTGGTATTGGTGCCAAAGAAGCCTGGAGTGGAGACTTTCTCAGACTTGAGACCTATAAGTTTGTGCAATTTCATCAACAAGGTAATGTCAAGAGTTATTCATGATAGATTGGAGAAAATCCTGCCTTCCTTAATATCTCTAAAGCAGTATGGCTTTGTGAAAGGGAGAAGTATTTTTGAGAATATCCTACTTACACAAGAGATTATTACTAACATTAGAATGAGAGGTAAGCCTGCCAATGTTGTATTAAACTGGATATGGCAAAGGCTTAGACAGGGTGTCATGGAAATACTTGTTACATATTCTAAGGAGAATGGTATTTTGCATAACATTTTATTAACATGGTGTGGAATTTGGTAGCTAACAACTGATATTTTGTCTTGGTGAATGGGCAATCCTCAGGTTTTTTCAAATCTATAAGAGGAGTAAAGCAAGGTGATCCTGTATCTCATGACTTATTCATTCTCTCAGCTGAGGTCCTGTCCAGATCTTTGAATAATCTCTTTGAAGATAAATCATTTGTTGGTTCTAGTATGCCTAAGTGGTTAGATCCTTTAAATCATTTGGCTTATGCTGATGATACCATAATATTTGCATCTGCTCACCCTCCATCTTTGAGTAAGATTATGGCTGTATTAGGGAGTTATGAGAAGGTATCAAGTCAAATGATCAACAAACCTAAGAGCTCATATTATATGCATTCTAAGGTACCATATGGGATGTTTCAAGCAGTTGGTGATACCACTGGATTTGCAAGAGGCAAATTCCCTTTGATATACTTAGGGTGCCCTGTATTTTACACTAGAGGGAGGAAGGAGTACTATAATGATCTAATAAAAAAGGTGAAGGCTAAACTGCACACATGGAAAGGAAAACTTTTGTCTTTTGGAGGAAAAGAAACACTCATTTTTAGTGTGTTGCAAAGCATGCCAGTTCATATGTTGTCAGTATTGGATCCACCTAAAAATATACTAGAGCATTGACATAAGCTTTTTGCCATATTCTTTACAAAGGAAGAAGGAAAAAGCAGACATTGGGATTCTTAGCAGAATTTATGTTTCCCCAAAGAAGAATGGGGTCTAGGCTTTAGATCCCTACATGATGTTTCAAGGGCATTGTTTGCTAAGCTATGGTGGAGGTTCAGGACTTCTAATTCTTTGTAGTCCAACTTCAGGTGGAACAAATACTGCAAAAAGGAATTACCTACAGTTGTGCAATTTAGAAAGGGTTCTTATATGTGGAGGCAAATGTTGAATGCTAGGGATGAAATTGAACATACGATCCTTTGGGAGATGAAGAGTGGAACAACTAATATTTGGCATGAAAACTGGACTGGGTTGGTGGCATTATATCATGTGTTACCTGAAGAATTTCCAATCAATGAAGAACTACAAGATGTGGCAGAACTGAGGCAAGGTGAAATATGGAATGATCAATTGCTAGATCAAAACTTTACTGACGAAATTGCTGATAATTTTAGGCTCAATGTGCATTATGAAGGAAGTGAGGATTACTGGGATAGACCATAATGGATGCCAACTCCTTCTGGGAAGTTTACTGTTAGTAGTGCTTGGGAGATTTCCATTAGGTGTTTCATAGATTCGGGTAAGAAAGGAATCTTTATACCATCTGAAATTAAAAAAGGTTTTACATTTAAGGTTGTTAAGTATCTCAGAAGATCTTTTCCTAAAGATACCTGGACTACCTATGAATGTTTTGATAATGGTATAAATCAGGGTGTTGGTTGAATCAAGAATGGTAAGGCCATCCTTAAGAATTGGTTCTCCTGTCGAATCAACTCGGACACTTAATAGAATTTGGTTATTATCTTCTTCGCAAGATGGGTATCCTACCATCCTTTAAGTTGACATGTGAAACCTGCTACTAAGACAT
The Nicotiana sylvestris chromosome 11, ASM39365v2, whole genome shotgun sequence DNA segment above includes these coding regions:
- the LOC104213719 gene encoding uncharacterized protein, producing MAKSIKEFVFSLAREVGRPLHVDLPTQNGTRSNCAKVKVEVNLLFNLPQRIKIVEEEDESGHEESKWIKIRYDYMPKYCKSCKKQGQKEEECWVINPQLRPFDEQDNDKGKKKEIIGTTVASTKQPNVPTEGASGSSKERNSSGKSVEDDLANTQANATVNPRGTIGVFTTVEDVSVEISGDVQLENVPTKVLKDTILQQSLGTGDQCEMVMKENKVLHDLVTHNVTPIEIQASGDQEQFQEEGDEEITTENVKAVARDADLSPRAEIRVEKRQESKARTKTILKLKEFYLEGQPHKSNDDQDTDLEHKIGGLPVHSHEYEDFAFCVNSYELFDQGYKGSPFTWWNGRPNAECIFKRLDRIFVNMQFQSMLPTIEVEHLIRTGSDHAPLLMTCGEQTSNFIKPFRFLNFWTEHATFMEVVRQNWEVDFIGDPFLMFKNKLKKVKIALSKWSKDTFGDIFKQFDMLEEIVKAKEKLFKEEPTIENKIVLQKPQTELKKYFEYRRAILEAKSWNDIVCGG